The following nucleotide sequence is from Ensifer adhaerens.
TGGCGTCTACGCGATTGCCAAGGCTGTCGGCGCGCCGCTGTCGACCGCTTATGTCATCGTCGACGACATGGTCGAAAAGAACCTGCTTAGCCGCGATGCCGATGGGCTCGTCTGGCTCGGCGACCGGCTCTATCACTATGGCCTTGCCTATGCCCGCTCGCTCGATTTCCTCGGCGTCGCCACCCGCGAGATGCACGACCTCGGCCGTGAAGTTGCCGAGACGATCCAGCTTTGCGGCCGCGACGGCGACTACATGCAGGTGCTCGCCATGGCCGATGGTCCCGGCCATTTCCAGGTGACCTCGCGCGTCGGTACCCGCGTGCCGCTCAACTGGACGGCGTCGGGCCGTCTTCTGGTGGGGCATCTGCCCGCCGACGAACGGCTGGAGCTGTTCCGCCGCTGCGCACGAACCTCGCCGACCGGCCGCGCCGATATCGATCCGGCCGCGCTCTCCGCCCAGGCTGAAAGCGCGCTTTCCGCAAGGCTGTCGATCCAGGCGGGCGAATCCGACTATGCCGTCGCCTGCGTCGCAGCCCCGATCCTCGACGATAAGGGCAATTGCGCTGCCACGATCT
It contains:
- a CDS encoding IclR family transcriptional regulator is translated as MTGVEPTDDMETTGKPRRSRVSGMDRALQVLDFLYETGSPSGVYAIAKAVGAPLSTAYVIVDDMVEKNLLSRDADGLVWLGDRLYHYGLAYARSLDFLGVATREMHDLGREVAETIQLCGRDGDYMQVLAMADGPGHFQVTSRVGTRVPLNWTASGRLLVGHLPADERLELFRRCARTSPTGRADIDPAALSAQAESALSARLSIQAGESDYAVACVAAPILDDKGNCAATISIVLPEQKILDDRAFYADHVRVSAERIEKMMGWRSH